The following are encoded in a window of Aerococcus sanguinicola genomic DNA:
- the nrdR gene encoding transcriptional regulator NrdR, whose amino-acid sequence MQCPKCHHDNTKVVDSRPTEEGSAIRRRRACLACDYRFTTFERVEQPPLLVIKRDGNRQEFSREKLLRGMVRSCEKRPVALEDLKRLVSEIESELRARPHDEVSSQDIGEMVMDRLPAIDEVAYIRYASVYRRFEDPTVFLEEIESLRQLQRKQVEGQQNLDLDGDTD is encoded by the coding sequence ATGCAATGCCCAAAATGCCATCATGATAATACCAAAGTGGTGGATAGCCGTCCCACCGAGGAAGGGAGTGCTATCCGCCGTCGCCGGGCTTGTTTGGCCTGCGACTACCGCTTTACCACCTTTGAGCGGGTGGAACAGCCGCCACTACTAGTGATTAAGCGCGACGGTAACCGCCAGGAATTCTCACGTGAGAAATTACTGCGCGGCATGGTCCGGTCTTGTGAGAAGCGACCCGTTGCCTTGGAGGACTTGAAGCGCTTAGTGTCAGAGATTGAGTCTGAGTTGCGGGCCCGGCCCCATGATGAAGTCTCCTCCCAAGATATTGGGGAGATGGTCATGGACCGCCTGCCTGCTATTGATGAAGTGGCCTATATCCGTTATGCGAGTGTCTACCGCCGTTTCGAAGATCCAACTGTCTTCTTAGAAGAGATTGAATCCCTCCGCCAATTGCAACGTAAACAGGTTGAGGGCCAGCAGAACCTCGATTTGGATGGAGACACGGACTAG
- the coaE gene encoding dephospho-CoA kinase (Dephospho-CoA kinase (CoaE) performs the final step in coenzyme A biosynthesis.), with amino-acid sequence MTFHLGLTGSIATGKSSVSKHFQSLGYPIVDADLGSRAVVEPGQPGLEAIREHFGEDYIFPNQTINRKKIGQLIFADDRARQELNQLLQPHIRQWIIQEAQAYDAAGHELVVLDIPLLYEEGYQEDCDQVMVVYCSESVQLERLMARDQLSEGEAFQRICSQISIERKAEWADILIDNGRDLSYTYQQLDAWLGISGFRPNPVAE; translated from the coding sequence ATGACATTTCATTTAGGATTAACCGGATCTATTGCGACGGGCAAGAGCTCGGTCAGCAAGCACTTCCAGTCCCTAGGCTATCCCATTGTCGATGCCGACTTGGGCAGCCGGGCCGTGGTGGAACCCGGCCAACCAGGATTGGAAGCTATCCGGGAACATTTTGGGGAGGACTATATCTTTCCCAACCAGACCATTAACCGGAAAAAAATAGGCCAGCTCATTTTTGCGGATGACCGGGCCCGCCAAGAGCTGAACCAGCTGCTCCAACCCCATATCCGCCAGTGGATCATCCAGGAGGCCCAAGCCTATGATGCTGCAGGGCACGAGTTAGTCGTTCTTGACATTCCCTTGCTCTATGAAGAGGGCTACCAGGAAGACTGTGACCAGGTGATGGTGGTCTACTGTTCCGAGTCGGTTCAACTGGAACGCTTGATGGCCCGCGACCAGCTCAGTGAAGGGGAGGCCTTCCAGCGGATTTGTTCCCAGATCTCTATCGAACGCAAGGCGGAGTGGGCGGATATTTTGATCGATAATGGCAGAGACCTGTCCTATACCTACCAACAGCTGGATGCTTGGCTAGGAATCAGCGGTTTTAGGCCAAATCCTGTCGCTGAATAG
- a CDS encoding DUF2273 domain-containing protein translates to MKQPPESWYAYRWRIICTAAAFLFTVISLASNIGTAILVAVLAVAGFYAGKYFDKNL, encoded by the coding sequence ATGAAACAACCACCAGAGTCATGGTATGCCTATAGATGGCGTATTATCTGTACCGCTGCAGCTTTCTTATTTACTGTCATCAGTTTGGCAAGCAATATTGGGACCGCTATTTTGGTGGCCGTCCTTGCGGTAGCTGGTTTTTACGCTGGTAAATATTTTGACAAGAATTTATAA
- a CDS encoding DnaD domain protein encodes MPWENLEPQSGLIIYQKEWLSENDMAVFLHLYQPMLGAESAALYQSLRAQIEIGAWHSSILRHSDLMEQLVMGKEEYIRARQRLEALGLVQVFHNQNPDKQVQTRYDLLAPLPADKFFTDSLMSSLLIYYVGEDRFHRLVDRFSWQPYQALEQADWREVTASFRDVYRLPQAIYPVSQETREHLVRTNEGDKHFDLGQNSKFDLQAFKELLQGSFVGEKALTKEVIDMTQTLHEIFGYDEVSLQRMALEACDIKENKIDLDKYQAIALAQAEADNKAPLKERSQELQEVQAQAQEEAQKLWKEQGLSDEDLEFTATLRNYPSVPFAKSIKDQQGGFLTKNETQAIGDILQMGILNPSTLNVMIHYYLVEDGKDRLSRPLLEATADDWTQHKVDSPEAALLYLRGRLDHQKQAKIKRMQQQRQARYQKKNYQKRSGREEVKPKWFKTGGEAPKPADQTNQQTTDQSQNLRDLIAQRHKEDR; translated from the coding sequence ATGCCATGGGAAAATTTAGAACCACAGAGCGGCCTTATCATCTACCAGAAAGAATGGCTTTCGGAAAATGATATGGCTGTTTTTCTTCACCTCTACCAGCCCATGCTGGGGGCGGAGAGCGCAGCCCTCTATCAGAGCTTGCGGGCCCAGATTGAAATAGGGGCCTGGCACTCCTCGATTCTCCGTCACTCGGACTTGATGGAGCAATTGGTGATGGGCAAGGAAGAGTATATCCGGGCGAGGCAGCGGCTGGAGGCCCTGGGCTTGGTCCAAGTCTTCCACAACCAGAATCCCGACAAGCAGGTCCAGACCCGCTATGATTTGTTGGCGCCCTTGCCGGCGGATAAATTCTTTACAGATTCACTGATGTCATCCCTACTCATTTATTATGTGGGCGAGGACCGCTTTCACCGCTTGGTTGACCGCTTCTCCTGGCAGCCTTACCAGGCTTTGGAGCAGGCGGACTGGCGGGAAGTGACCGCTTCCTTCCGTGATGTCTACCGCTTGCCCCAGGCTATCTACCCGGTCAGTCAGGAGACAAGGGAACACTTGGTCCGTACCAATGAAGGGGACAAGCATTTTGACCTGGGCCAAAACTCTAAGTTCGATCTCCAGGCCTTCAAGGAACTCCTCCAGGGCAGCTTTGTGGGGGAGAAGGCGCTCACTAAAGAAGTGATCGATATGACCCAGACCCTCCATGAGATTTTTGGCTACGATGAGGTCAGCCTCCAGCGCATGGCCCTAGAAGCTTGTGATATCAAGGAAAATAAGATTGACCTGGACAAGTACCAGGCCATTGCCCTGGCTCAGGCTGAGGCCGATAACAAGGCCCCACTCAAGGAACGCAGCCAAGAATTGCAGGAAGTTCAAGCCCAGGCCCAGGAAGAGGCCCAGAAGCTCTGGAAAGAACAGGGCTTGAGTGATGAGGACCTGGAATTTACAGCAACCCTGCGCAATTATCCCTCAGTGCCTTTTGCCAAGTCGATCAAGGACCAGCAGGGGGGGTTTTTGACCAAGAATGAGACCCAGGCTATTGGAGACATCCTCCAGATGGGCATTCTCAATCCGTCTACTCTTAATGTTATGATTCACTATTACCTAGTGGAAGATGGCAAGGACCGCTTGAGCCGCCCCTTGTTAGAAGCCACGGCAGATGATTGGACCCAGCATAAGGTGGATTCACCCGAAGCCGCCTTGCTCTACCTGCGCGGCCGCCTCGACCATCAAAAACAAGCCAAGATTAAGCGGATGCAGCAGCAACGCCAAGCCCGCTACCAAAAGAAAAATTATCAAAAACGCTCAGGCCGCGAGGAGGTCAAGCCCAAGTGGTTCAAAACTGGTGGAGAAGCGCCCAAGCCAGCTGACCAAACGAACCAACAAACGACGGACCAGTCTCAAAACCTGCGCGACCTAATCGCCCAAAGGCACAAGGAGGATCGTTAA
- a CDS encoding deacetylase SIR2 has protein sequence MTSNWQVLESQGQLSQAELLEAALDEADAILVGVGAGMGAADGFAYVGPRFQDAFPDFIAKYGWLDMFQASVFPFANEAESWAFFSRFVKLNYLDQGLGASYVRLRQALEGRNYHIITSNADNAFEKADYDPDKVFDVQGKYILMQCMYGCHPKRYRIDDLVVEMVDRQENMRVPADLIPRCPECGQRMELNRRNHWDWMVEDQAFKEEKARYDSFLARNQDKKILLLEMGCGYMAPQVIKHPFQAMTEAFPQALYLTVNLKDYRIPPAIRPQTIWLEADIRQLLEDLENLDERSDR, from the coding sequence TTGACGAGTAATTGGCAGGTTTTAGAATCACAAGGACAGCTGTCCCAGGCTGAGCTTTTAGAGGCGGCTTTGGATGAGGCTGATGCGATCTTAGTGGGAGTAGGTGCTGGCATGGGGGCCGCGGATGGCTTCGCTTATGTGGGGCCGCGCTTCCAGGATGCCTTTCCGGATTTTATTGCCAAGTACGGTTGGCTGGATATGTTCCAGGCTTCGGTCTTTCCCTTTGCCAACGAGGCGGAGTCCTGGGCCTTCTTCAGCCGTTTTGTCAAGCTGAATTATTTGGACCAGGGGCTAGGGGCATCTTATGTCCGTCTGCGTCAGGCCTTGGAGGGGCGCAATTACCACATCATTACTTCCAACGCGGATAATGCTTTCGAGAAGGCGGACTATGACCCGGACAAGGTCTTCGACGTCCAGGGCAAGTATATCCTCATGCAGTGCATGTATGGTTGCCATCCCAAGCGCTACCGGATCGATGATTTGGTAGTGGAAATGGTGGATCGTCAAGAAAACATGAGGGTGCCAGCTGACCTGATTCCCCGGTGCCCAGAATGCGGCCAGCGGATGGAATTAAACCGGCGCAACCACTGGGATTGGATGGTGGAAGACCAGGCCTTCAAGGAAGAAAAAGCCCGCTATGACAGCTTCCTAGCCCGCAATCAGGATAAAAAGATCCTGCTCCTCGAGATGGGTTGCGGCTATATGGCGCCCCAGGTCATTAAACATCCCTTCCAAGCCATGACTGAGGCCTTCCCCCAGGCCCTTTATCTAACGGTCAACCTAAAGGACTATCGGATTCCGCCAGCTATCCGGCCTCAAACGATTTGGCTGGAAGCGGATATCCGCCAACTTTTGGAAGACCTTGAGAATTTAGACGAAAGAAGTGATCGATAA
- a CDS encoding lipoate--protein ligase has product MYIIEMKRDGEWIYNGAVAMAMQVYAQNHIFLDEPILFPYMTDPFVQIGRYQNAMEEVNMDYVEANDIQMVRRDTGGGTVYLDRGEINICFLMDSQDTNAFSNFDKMYQPVMQILREIGVDQVEKSGRNDLMVDGKKVSGAAMTMKNGRVYGGYSLLFDVDMDNMVNALRPNQKKIESKGIKSVRSRVGNLRDYVDPEYKDLTSEEFLELILVKTAGVESYDQIKKYQLTDEDWAAIDQMMEEKYANWDWIFGASPRFEYNRNEHFKGGTFDISLAIEQGRIKDCKIYGDFFGSQPISDIESALVGTPLRRQDLLDQLKQFDLSQYFGTITADEIVGLILEQ; this is encoded by the coding sequence ATGTATATTATTGAAATGAAACGCGACGGCGAGTGGATCTATAATGGTGCGGTAGCCATGGCCATGCAGGTCTACGCCCAGAACCACATTTTCTTGGACGAACCCATTCTTTTTCCATATATGACCGATCCTTTTGTTCAGATTGGTCGCTACCAGAACGCCATGGAAGAAGTGAATATGGACTATGTGGAGGCGAATGATATTCAGATGGTTCGCCGGGATACGGGCGGCGGCACGGTTTACCTGGACCGGGGTGAGATTAATATCTGCTTTTTGATGGACAGCCAGGACACCAATGCCTTCTCCAATTTCGATAAGATGTACCAGCCCGTGATGCAGATCCTTCGTGAGATCGGGGTTGACCAGGTCGAGAAGAGTGGGCGTAACGACTTGATGGTGGACGGCAAGAAGGTTTCCGGGGCCGCTATGACCATGAAGAATGGCCGGGTCTACGGGGGCTATTCCTTGCTCTTCGACGTGGATATGGACAACATGGTCAATGCCCTCCGTCCTAACCAGAAAAAAATCGAGTCGAAAGGGATCAAGTCTGTGCGCAGCCGGGTCGGGAACTTGCGCGACTATGTGGACCCTGAATACAAGGACCTGACTAGTGAAGAATTCCTAGAACTCATCCTAGTGAAGACAGCGGGCGTCGAATCCTATGACCAGATCAAAAAATACCAACTAACCGATGAAGACTGGGCAGCCATCGACCAAATGATGGAAGAAAAATATGCCAACTGGGATTGGATCTTTGGTGCCTCTCCACGCTTCGAATACAACCGCAATGAACACTTCAAGGGGGGTACCTTCGACATTAGCCTGGCCATCGAACAAGGCCGGATCAAGGACTGCAAGATCTACGGCGACTTCTTCGGCAGCCAACCCATCTCGGATATTGAATCGGCCCTGGTTGGCACCCCACTCCGCCGCCAAGACCTCCTCGACCAGCTCAAGCAATTTGACCTCAGCCAATACTTCGGAACCATCACAGCAGATGAGATTGTGGGCTTGATTTTGGAGCAGTAA
- the thrS gene encoding threonine--tRNA ligase, whose translation MQITFPDGAVKEFNAGVTGREVAKSISNSLAKRVLAYKLDGQLKGLDDPIEEAGAIELIDPKSNEEEALEILRHSSAHLLAQALRRIYPNIHFGVGPAIENGFYYDTDNGEGQQVKEEDLPAIQAEMEKIVQEDFPIEGREVSREEAKEIFKEDPYKLELIHDLPEDEKITIYSQGEFTDLCRGGHVPSTGYIKHFQLLSLAGAYWRGDSDRPMMQRVYGTAYFNEKDLKADLKRREEAKERDHRKLGKELDLFLVSPEVGQGLPFWLPEGATIRRILERYIVDKEVAQGYEHVYTPIMANVDLYKKSGHWDHYRDDMFPPMDMGDGEQLVLRPMNCPHHMEVYQNHIHSYRELPIRIAELGMMHRYEKSGSLSGLQRVREMTLNDAHIFVRPDQIKDEFTRVLKLIREVYEDFHITDYRFRLSYRDPNDTDKYFDDDEMWEKAQTMLKEAMDDLGLDYFEAEGEAAFYGPKLDVQTKTALGTEETLSTVQLDFLLPERFNITYVGEDGQNTHRPVVIHRGVISTMERFVAYLIEEYKGAFPTWLAPTQAVLIPVNEDAHADYVYKIADQMKAKGFRVKVDDRNEKMGYKIREAQTHKIPFQLVFGDKEIEEGSVTVRRYGSKKTESQDFQEFFASLQEAVENHE comes from the coding sequence ATGCAAATTACATTCCCAGATGGTGCGGTGAAAGAATTCAACGCAGGCGTTACGGGCCGCGAAGTAGCCAAATCTATTTCCAACAGCTTGGCTAAACGCGTTTTGGCTTATAAATTAGATGGTCAGTTGAAGGGCCTAGATGATCCCATCGAAGAGGCTGGGGCGATTGAATTGATCGATCCTAAGTCCAATGAAGAGGAAGCCTTGGAAATCTTGCGCCACTCCAGCGCCCACTTATTAGCCCAAGCCCTGCGCCGGATCTATCCAAACATCCACTTCGGTGTAGGTCCTGCTATTGAGAATGGTTTCTACTATGACACCGACAATGGGGAAGGCCAACAAGTCAAGGAAGAAGACCTGCCAGCCATCCAAGCAGAAATGGAAAAGATTGTCCAAGAAGACTTCCCAATCGAAGGCCGCGAAGTGAGCCGGGAAGAAGCCAAGGAAATCTTCAAGGAAGACCCTTACAAGCTTGAATTAATCCACGACCTTCCTGAAGATGAGAAGATTACCATCTACAGCCAAGGGGAATTTACCGACCTCTGCCGCGGCGGCCACGTGCCATCAACCGGCTATATCAAGCACTTCCAATTGTTATCATTAGCCGGCGCTTACTGGCGCGGAGACTCTGACCGTCCAATGATGCAACGGGTTTATGGGACGGCCTACTTCAATGAAAAAGATCTGAAAGCTGACCTCAAACGTCGGGAAGAAGCCAAGGAACGCGACCATCGGAAACTAGGTAAGGAATTAGACCTCTTCTTAGTCTCCCCTGAAGTGGGTCAAGGCCTACCTTTCTGGTTACCTGAAGGGGCAACTATCCGCCGTATTCTCGAACGCTACATTGTGGACAAGGAAGTGGCTCAAGGCTACGAACATGTTTATACGCCAATCATGGCCAATGTCGACCTCTACAAGAAGTCAGGTCACTGGGACCACTACCGTGATGACATGTTCCCACCAATGGATATGGGCGACGGCGAACAATTAGTGCTCCGCCCAATGAACTGCCCCCACCACATGGAAGTTTACCAAAACCATATCCACTCCTACCGCGAACTCCCTATCCGGATCGCAGAACTTGGGATGATGCACCGCTATGAAAAATCCGGGTCTCTATCTGGGCTCCAACGTGTCCGTGAAATGACCTTGAACGACGCCCACATCTTTGTTCGTCCAGACCAAATCAAGGATGAATTCACCCGCGTCCTCAAGCTCATCCGTGAAGTTTACGAAGACTTCCACATCACCGACTACCGCTTCCGTCTGTCCTACCGCGACCCTAACGACACCGATAAATACTTCGATGACGATGAAATGTGGGAAAAGGCACAGACTATGTTGAAGGAAGCGATGGATGACTTAGGCTTAGACTACTTCGAAGCAGAAGGGGAAGCAGCCTTCTACGGGCCTAAACTAGACGTTCAAACCAAGACCGCCCTAGGGACAGAAGAAACCCTGTCAACGGTTCAATTGGACTTCCTCTTACCTGAACGCTTCAACATCACTTATGTGGGTGAAGACGGACAAAATACCCACCGTCCCGTTGTTATCCACCGGGGTGTCATCTCAACCATGGAACGCTTCGTTGCCTACCTGATCGAAGAATACAAGGGGGCCTTCCCAACTTGGTTAGCGCCAACCCAAGCTGTTCTGATCCCAGTTAACGAAGATGCCCACGCTGACTATGTCTACAAGATTGCTGACCAAATGAAGGCAAAAGGCTTCCGCGTGAAGGTTGATGACCGCAATGAAAAAATGGGCTACAAGATCCGTGAAGCCCAAACCCATAAGATTCCATTCCAACTTGTCTTTGGGGACAAGGAAATTGAAGAAGGTTCGGTAACGGTCCGCCGCTACGGCTCGAAGAAGACTGAAAGCCAAGACTTCCAAGAATTCTTCGCCAGCTTGCAAGAAGCTGTTGAAAACCACGAATAA
- a CDS encoding Asp23/Gls24 family envelope stress response protein: protein MAEQKANEQNQVQHENELTFADKVLEKIANYSVQGVEGILELQGGFTSGIKGFFSGSGEDETRGVSAEVGKKEVALDLEVIAEYGKDIPAAFESAIKKITENVDKMTGLKVVEVNMNVNDVVTRGEWERKQNEDQRKAAEERRRAHEDGEYSDGSRVQ, encoded by the coding sequence ATGGCAGAACAAAAAGCTAATGAACAAAACCAAGTACAACACGAAAATGAATTAACTTTCGCTGACAAAGTTCTCGAAAAAATCGCGAACTATTCAGTACAAGGCGTTGAAGGAATCCTTGAATTACAAGGTGGCTTCACTTCTGGTATTAAAGGCTTCTTCTCAGGCTCTGGCGAAGACGAAACAAGAGGCGTTAGCGCTGAAGTAGGTAAAAAAGAAGTTGCTTTAGACTTAGAAGTTATTGCTGAATACGGCAAGGACATTCCTGCTGCTTTCGAATCAGCAATCAAGAAAATTACTGAAAATGTTGACAAGATGACTGGCTTAAAAGTTGTTGAAGTTAACATGAACGTTAACGACGTTGTAACTCGCGGTGAATGGGAACGTAAACAAAACGAAGACCAACGTAAAGCTGCTGAAGAACGTCGTCGTGCACACGAAGACGGTGAATACTCAGACGGTTCACGCGTTCAATAA
- the amaP gene encoding alkaline shock response membrane anchor protein AmaP — translation MNGFVKFIQVLGALIAILALLAAIAVLYPIPYLTEFVAYYVLGIPEVSTTVAIVLAIVAAIALIFLLYACFATSKKAWLQVDTEHGEVRVDHTVAEAAATHAARSVDAVKHPQAEAKMGNHPGDTKLEVTVDVSQDAPVATIAKAVQEQVEAAVSRKLGGKPGSVNVKVNQIDTRAAQAQAAQNAPRVR, via the coding sequence ATGAACGGATTTGTTAAATTCATCCAAGTTCTAGGTGCTTTAATTGCAATCTTAGCCTTGCTTGCAGCTATTGCTGTGCTGTATCCGATTCCTTACTTGACGGAATTTGTTGCCTATTATGTCTTAGGCATTCCGGAAGTCAGCACCACGGTTGCTATTGTCTTGGCTATAGTAGCTGCAATTGCGCTCATCTTCCTGCTCTATGCTTGCTTTGCCACCTCGAAGAAGGCCTGGTTGCAAGTGGACACTGAGCATGGTGAGGTTAGGGTTGACCACACAGTAGCAGAAGCAGCTGCGACACATGCTGCGCGCTCAGTTGATGCGGTCAAGCACCCACAAGCTGAAGCTAAGATGGGCAATCATCCAGGGGACACCAAGCTGGAAGTTACCGTAGATGTTAGCCAAGACGCACCCGTTGCGACCATTGCTAAAGCTGTCCAAGAACAGGTGGAAGCAGCAGTTAGCCGTAAACTCGGTGGCAAGCCAGGGTCCGTCAATGTTAAAGTTAACCAAATTGATACCCGCGCGGCTCAAGCTCAAGCAGCTCAGAATGCACCACGCGTGAGATAG
- a CDS encoding DNA-3-methyladenine glycosylase I — MTARCSWATTPELIAYHDQIWGRPTTDDQALFKALSLEIMQGGLSWETVLKKAEDFDSAYDQFDYRKIARYDRYKYQGLLQDSRLIRNRRKIQAIIHNAQVLVDRLAEGETFADYLWDLIDDTKKQSDSNDAMSQKILKAMKKDGFTYIGPATMTAFLEAIGAFNPHQAACDWA; from the coding sequence ATGACAGCACGTTGCAGCTGGGCCACGACGCCCGAACTTATTGCCTACCACGACCAGATTTGGGGCAGACCGACCACTGATGACCAGGCCCTCTTCAAAGCCCTAAGCCTGGAAATCATGCAAGGTGGCCTGTCCTGGGAAACCGTCCTTAAGAAAGCTGAGGACTTCGATTCAGCCTACGACCAGTTCGACTACCGAAAGATCGCCCGCTATGACCGCTACAAGTACCAAGGGCTCCTCCAAGACAGCCGACTTATCCGCAACCGGCGCAAGATCCAGGCCATTATCCACAATGCCCAAGTCTTGGTTGACCGTTTGGCGGAGGGGGAAACTTTCGCTGATTATCTCTGGGACCTGATCGATGACACCAAGAAGCAAAGCGACTCCAATGACGCAATGAGCCAAAAAATCCTCAAGGCGATGAAGAAGGACGGCTTCACCTACATCGGCCCCGCCACCATGACCGCCTTCCTCGAAGCCATCGGCGCCTTCAACCCCCACCAAGCGGCCTGTGATTGGGCGTAA
- the dnaI gene encoding primosomal protein DnaI, protein MQNIGPEIKKILEQKDYKERLKEIQAEALSDPDVQAFIDQHQDQVDEPMIQRSLSKIYEFVQEKKRIQAGYEPKIPNFHPQLQMNVNYIDVQYVANEDYLAKQAELKRDRRITLVDLPKSLREANFDQFDVDDPARQEAASRALTFTTDYLKAPDRFHKGLYFHGAFGVGKTFLLAAIANDLADKGYETTLVHYPQFAQSIKQSIASNTVQDKLEALQKAPLLMLDDIGAESNSAWLRDDILGVILQYRMNEQLPTFFSSNFNFEELETHLARTNSGDIEPVKAGRIMERIAFLAEEIEVGGRNRRHD, encoded by the coding sequence ATGCAAAATATCGGACCAGAAATCAAAAAAATCCTAGAGCAAAAGGATTACAAAGAAAGACTTAAGGAAATTCAAGCAGAGGCCCTCAGCGATCCCGATGTCCAAGCCTTTATCGACCAGCACCAGGACCAGGTGGATGAGCCTATGATCCAGCGCAGTCTGTCCAAGATCTATGAATTCGTCCAAGAAAAGAAGCGAATCCAAGCGGGCTATGAGCCCAAGATCCCTAATTTCCACCCCCAATTGCAGATGAATGTGAACTATATTGATGTCCAATATGTGGCTAATGAGGACTATTTGGCCAAGCAAGCGGAACTCAAGCGCGACCGCCGGATTACCCTGGTGGACCTGCCCAAGTCTCTGCGTGAAGCGAATTTCGACCAATTCGACGTCGACGACCCTGCCCGCCAGGAAGCGGCTAGCCGGGCGCTGACCTTTACTACGGACTATCTCAAGGCCCCCGACCGTTTTCACAAGGGCCTCTATTTCCACGGGGCCTTCGGGGTGGGGAAGACCTTCCTCCTTGCGGCCATTGCCAATGACTTGGCAGACAAGGGGTATGAAACGACGCTAGTCCACTACCCCCAGTTTGCCCAGTCGATCAAGCAGAGCATCGCTAGCAATACTGTTCAGGACAAGCTGGAAGCCCTGCAGAAGGCGCCCCTCCTCATGCTGGATGACATCGGAGCTGAGAGCAATTCCGCCTGGCTTAGGGACGACATCCTTGGAGTTATCCTCCAGTACCGGATGAACGAACAGCTGCCCACCTTCTTTTCTTCTAACTTTAACTTTGAAGAATTGGAGACCCACCTAGCGCGAACTAATTCTGGTGATATCGAACCCGTCAAGGCGGGCCGGATTATGGAACGAATTGCCTTTCTGGCCGAAGAAATCGAAGTTGGTGGACGCAACCGCCGCCATGATTAA
- the mutM gene encoding bifunctional DNA-formamidopyrimidine glycosylase/DNA-(apurinic or apyrimidinic site) lyase produces the protein MPELPEVDRVRQGLEDLVLGARVTGLSLSWPKIIDQPSPEEFETIMLGLRLEGLGRRGKYLIFDWGEWAWISHLRMEGKWLVLPSDQAVDKHTHLVLQLDDGRDLRYHDVRKFGRIRLFPKAQLDEELARLNLGPEPWDLDADTFYQQLQRRKLAIKLVLLDQHVVAGIGNIYADEILYRARLHPEQPANTVSRIKSNRLVHYAGKVIEEAMAKGGTTIRSYTDALGHSGGFQQTLNAYGRAGLPCPRCQTPMKKIKVGQRGTTFCPRCQVLKKERR, from the coding sequence ATGCCAGAATTACCTGAAGTGGACCGTGTCCGCCAGGGGTTGGAAGACTTAGTGCTAGGAGCCAGGGTGACCGGGCTTAGCTTAAGCTGGCCCAAGATCATTGACCAGCCCAGCCCTGAAGAATTTGAAACGATTATGCTGGGCCTCCGCCTCGAAGGCTTAGGCCGCCGGGGCAAGTATTTAATCTTTGACTGGGGGGAATGGGCCTGGATTAGCCACTTGCGGATGGAAGGCAAGTGGCTGGTCCTGCCTAGCGACCAGGCCGTGGATAAGCACACTCACCTCGTTCTCCAGCTCGATGATGGCCGCGACTTGCGCTACCATGATGTGCGCAAGTTTGGTCGTATCCGGCTGTTTCCCAAGGCGCAATTGGATGAGGAATTAGCCCGGCTTAACTTGGGACCGGAACCTTGGGATTTGGATGCCGATACTTTTTACCAGCAGCTACAGCGGCGCAAGTTGGCTATTAAATTGGTACTCTTGGACCAACATGTGGTGGCTGGTATCGGCAATATCTATGCTGACGAAATTCTCTACCGGGCCCGCCTCCATCCTGAGCAGCCGGCCAATACGGTGTCTAGGATTAAGTCCAACCGCTTAGTCCATTATGCTGGGAAAGTGATTGAAGAGGCCATGGCCAAGGGTGGGACAACGATTCGGTCCTACACCGATGCCCTAGGTCACAGTGGGGGCTTCCAGCAGACCCTCAATGCTTATGGACGGGCAGGGCTGCCTTGTCCCCGCTGTCAGACCCCGATGAAGAAGATCAAGGTCGGGCAGAGAGGGACCACTTTTTGTCCGCGCTGCCAAGTCTTAAAGAAGGAAAGGAGATAA